The Clostridiales bacterium FE2011 sequence TTTCATCTGGGCCTGATCCCGCACGGCCCTGCCGATATCGCGGAAATCATGCTTCGCCTTCCTTACAGCTTTGCGGACTTTCCGGGCGGCCTTGTGCACGTCCGCCTGCATCTCTTCCAGGTCGAAATTCCGGTGGAAGAGCCAGCCCAGGAGCCCGCCGAAGAGCAGGCTCCGGCCGAAGGAACGGCGGCGTCTGCCAAGAAGGTTACCAAGCAACAGAATTCCCAGCCAGGTAGGCATTTTACTTCTCCTTTCATCCGGGAGTCTCCCGGTATGAAAAAAGGATACTGTGAAGACAGGAAAGAAAACAGGACGGGAAGCGGAAAATAAAGGGGGCTATTTCTCCGATCTCCATTATTTACACCGTAGTAATACCGTAGATAATGAATACAAGGGAGCGAAAGGAAATGGATGCTCCAGGTTATATGCGTCCTTCGGACGTAGCAAGGGATTTTTCCACTGCACTCCACTGCGTTCCGTTCCGGTCGAAATGACAGCCTGTATGCTGCGGTTTCTTTCTGTTATGAATAAACCCAGTCGTCCACATTGTCATTCCGACTAAGGGCACAGAGTGCCCGCATGGAGGAATCTCCTCCGGGGATGTAAACCTGTTGGTATCAGGGATAGCATTACGTTGAGAACAGAACTAATTATGAATTATGAATTGAGCATTCGGAAAAAACTTTTTTCCGAATGCGACATATTCTCTCCCTCGTCCGTCTATATTGGTGTAGGAGGTGAACGAAACATGAGCAATGTTACGGGCCCGGACACTGCTCTGGATCGCGACCGGATCTTTGAACGACTGGTGGATCAGTACCAGGAATCAGTACTGAGGATGTGTTACTACTGCCTGAACGACAAGTCCCAGGCGGAGGACGCTGCCCAGGAAACCTTCCTGAAGCTATACAGGACGCTGAATCAGTTTCGCGGCGACTGCGGGGAAAAGACCTGGATTATGAAGATTGCCATCCGCGTGTGCTATGACATGAATCATTCAGGCTGGTTCCGTTTTATGAACCGCAGTGTGACGCCGGAAATGCTTCCCGGCGAGGCGGTGACGGAAGAAGAAAAGAATGACGCTGAGCTGGCGGAAGCGGTGAAGAAACTGCCGTTCAAACTGCGGGAGGTGATCCTCCTTTACTACTACCAGGGAATGAATGTAAACGAAATAGCGGATGCGCTGAACATATCCCACTCCTCGGTTTCGGGAAGGCTGAAACGGGGAAAGGAAAAGCTGAAGAATATGCTGGAAGGGAGAGAACTCGATGAATAAGAAGATCAGCGCGAATGAGCTTCGCGAATCACTTGACCGTCATGCTTCTTACCTGAAGGCCAATCCTTGGCTGGCTCAGGGCATCATTGCCTCTGAGATGAAGGGAGAAACAAAAGTGAAGAGAAAGTGGACAAAGAGCCTGGTGCTGGCCCTGGCGATGATCCTGACGCTGGGCACCGTGGCATATGGCGTGACCTCGCTGTACCGGACTGTAAACTGGAAGGGAGAGACAAACGCTGACGCGCAGGATCCGGTGATCGTGGAAGGCGATCCGGAGATCGCGGGAGCGCTGGAAGACCTGCAGAACGAAATGGCGGCCAAACCTGAAGATGAATTCGTGACAGCCTGGTACGATGACGGAACAGGGGAAAACGAACTGGACATCCTGAACACGGAGTCGTTTCCGGCAAAAAAGGAGTTCCGGAACGTGGAGGATTTCCTCGAGTATATGTCCGGCGTGGAGACGCTGACAGCGCCGTCCTGGCTCCCGGAGGGTGAGTATGAATCATTCCGGGCGGAAGTGTACTTTGCGTGCAGGGGTTCCGGAGACTATGAACTGATTGAGAGCGGGAAGAGGGGACCGATGGGCTACAACCGGTTCCGGATTGCTGAGGAGGACGCCGTGCCCTTTGAATACCGGGTGAGCCTCACAATGCAGCACGGAAACGGATATGTGATCCATGCCACGCTCTGGCCTGATGAAGGGGAAGCGGCCACGCTCCTCAGCGAAGGGGAAACAGCGGAGGCAGTTGCCGTGAAGGGAATGGAGGACGCGGTGCTGTTCCCGGACCGGAAGTCCACCGAGGACACAGATCTGGCCATGCGCAGGGCGCTGAAGGAGCCGGTTACCCTGAAGCGGCCGTACTACCGGGACGGACCGCAGGAAAATGACGTCCGGGAATTCAGTGACGAACACATCTATATCTGGAAAGGCGGAGACAAGGAACTGGAGGATGTGTTGAAGATTTTTAACGGGGAATAAGGAAACATAAAAGTGAACGACCGGCAGCAAACGGCTGCCGGTCATTTCTCTTTTTGGGAATAATTGTCAGACTCACATCGTCATATTACTGAACGCGGAAACAGGGAGAGTATCCGGCTGTTTCCGCCATTCAGCAAATCATTTTGAATTGAATGACCGGAGGATATTACGATGTACAGAAAACTGTCTGCTTTGCTGGCGCTTCTTCTGGCGCTGGCCGTGTTTGCCGCTCTGCCGGTTCTGGCGGAGGAGGAAGATGATGGTTCTGAACCCATGACGCTTTCCCTGACCAC is a genomic window containing:
- a CDS encoding sigma-70 family RNA polymerase sigma factor — encoded protein: MSNVTGPDTALDRDRIFERLVDQYQESVLRMCYYCLNDKSQAEDAAQETFLKLYRTLNQFRGDCGEKTWIMKIAIRVCYDMNHSGWFRFMNRSVTPEMLPGEAVTEEEKNDAELAEAVKKLPFKLREVILLYYYQGMNVNEIADALNISHSSVSGRLKRGKEKLKNMLEGRELDE